A stretch of the Aegilops tauschii subsp. strangulata cultivar AL8/78 chromosome 4, Aet v6.0, whole genome shotgun sequence genome encodes the following:
- the LOC109786521 gene encoding pollen allergen KBG 41-like, whose protein sequence is MAVQQCTVALLVAVALVAGPAISYAAEASYAPAGPQPKAMTEEQKLIEKANNAFKAAVAAAAAAPPMDKGKIFAKTFTQIFGSWSLEGVTDTSSTKAIFNSRVGFTLAWASQKAQGATPEAKYESFVAMFGKSLRIITGILEVQAGEEVKGPIPASELKAIDQIDAAFSTAATAAEAAPKKDMSTVFDSAFSKAIKETTGGAYEGYKFVPAVESAVKKSYATFLPRNPHDKRTLIESFLSDTIVSMAAVVAPAPATPTATAAAGGYKV, encoded by the coding sequence ATGGCGGTGCAGCAGTGTACGGTGGCGCTCTTGGTGGCCGTCGCCCTCGTGGCGGGGCCAGCCATCTCGTACGCTGCCGAAGCTAGCTACGCCCCAGCCGGGCCACAGCCCAAGGCCATGACCGAGGAGCAGAAGCTAATTGAGAAGGCCAACAACGCCTTCAAGGCGGCCGTGGCGGCCGCAGCCGCAGCCCCTCCAATGGACAAGGGCAAGATATTCGCGAAGACCTTCACGCAGATCTTTGGCAGCTGGTCTCTTGAGGGGGTCACCGACACGTCCAGCACCAAAGCCATTTTCAACTCCAGGGTCGGCTTCACTCTGGCGTGGGCCTCACAGAAAGCCCAGGGTGCTACCCCAGAGGCCAAGTACGAATCCTTCGTGGCCATGTTCGGCAAGTCCCTTCGCATCATCACCGGCATCCTCGAGGTCCAAGCCGGCGAGGAAGTCAAGGGGCCGATCCCTGCTAGCGAGCTCAAGGCCATCGACCAGATCGACGCCGCCTTCAGCACTGCAGCCACCGCCGCCGAAGCTGCCCCCAAAAAGGACATGTCCACCGTCTTCGACTCCGCCTTCAGCAAGGCCATCAAGGAGACCACGGGCGGTGCATACGAGGGCTACAAGTTTGTCCCCGCCGTCGAGTCCGCCGTCAAGAAAAGCTACGCCACGTTTCTTCCCAGGAATCCCCACGACAAGCGCACGCTCATTGAGTCCTTCCTGAGCGACACCATCGTCTCCATGGCCGCCGTCGTCGCCCCCGCCCCTGCCACTcccaccgccaccgccgctgccggtGGCTACAAAGTCTGA
- the LOC141021452 gene encoding uncharacterized protein — MAIIKQSLIVLVLLICGAGGSTTPAPAPALLTQDNLCVGISTSNEDLACVANVALGCFAENAVTNEATFTPCFVLAAGRECLAKDKEEPNKEHCIGLEISKQLLRCLGDSAWTCYNSITGYIPPVFIACFQGRALICNPQ, encoded by the exons ATGGCCATCATCAAGCAGTCCCTCATTGTCCTAGTGCTGCTCATATGCGGAGCAGGCGGCTCCACCacaccggcgccggcgccggcgctgcTGACGCAGGACAATCTGTGTGTCGGCATAAG CACGTCCAACGAAGACCTGGCCTGCGTCGCCAACGTCGCACTCGGGTGCTTCGCCGAGAATGCCGTCACCAACGAGGCTACCTTCACGCCATGCTTCGTCCTCGCCGCCGGCAGGGAATGCTTGGCCAAGGATAAGGAGGAGCCCAACAAGGAGCACTGCATCGGCCTAGAGATCAGCAAGCAGCTGCTGCGATGCCTTGGAGATAGCGCCTGGACCTGCTACAACAGCATCACGGGGTACATCCCTCCCGTCTTCATCGCGTGCTTCCAAGGCAGAGCCCTCATTTGCAACCCACAGTGA
- the LOC141021453 gene encoding pollen allergen KBG 41-like, producing the protein MAVQQCTVALLVAVALVAGPAISYAAEASYVPAGPQPKAMTEEQKLIEKANNAFKAAVAAAAAAPPMDKGKIFAKTFTQIFGSWSLEGVTDTSSTKAIFNSRVGFTLAWASQKAQGATPEAKYESFVAMFGKSLRIITGILEVQAGEEVKGPIPASELKAIDQIDAAFSTAATAAEAAPKKDMSTVFDSAFSKAIKETTGGAYEGYKFVPAVESAVKKSYATFLPRNPHDKRTLIESFLSDTIVSMAAVVAPAPATPTATAAAGGYKV; encoded by the coding sequence ATGGCGGTGCAGCAGTGTACGGTGGCGCTCTTGGTGGCCGTCGCCCTCGTGGCGGGGCCAGCCATCTCGTACGCTGCCGAAGCTAGCTACGTCCCAGCCGGGCCACAGCCCAAGGCCATGACCGAGGAGCAGAAGCTAATTGAGAAGGCCAACAACGCCTTCAAGGCGGCCGTGGCGGCCGCAGCCGCAGCCCCTCCAATGGACAAGGGCAAGATATTCGCGAAGACCTTCACGCAGATCTTTGGCAGCTGGTCTCTTGAGGGGGTCACCGACACGTCCAGCACCAAAGCCATTTTCAACTCCAGGGTCGGCTTCACTCTGGCGTGGGCCTCACAGAAAGCCCAGGGTGCTACCCCAGAGGCCAAGTACGAATCCTTCGTGGCCATGTTCGGCAAGTCCCTTCGCATCATCACCGGCATCCTCGAGGTCCAAGCCGGCGAGGAAGTCAAGGGGCCGATCCCTGCTAGCGAGCTCAAGGCCATCGACCAGATCGACGCCGCCTTCAGCACTGCAGCCACCGCCGCCGAAGCTGCCCCCAAAAAGGACATGTCCACCGTCTTCGACTCCGCCTTCAGCAAGGCCATCAAGGAGACCACGGGCGGTGCATACGAGGGCTACAAGTTTGTCCCCGCCGTCGAGTCCGCCGTCAAGAAAAGCTACGCCACGTTTCTTCCCAGGAATCCCCACGACAAGCGCACGCTCATTGAGTCCTTCCTGAGCGACACCATCGTCTCCATGGCCGCCGTCGTCGCCCCCGCCCCTGCCACTcccaccgccaccgccgctgccggtGGCTACAAAGTCTGA